A region of Dermabacter vaginalis DNA encodes the following proteins:
- a CDS encoding DUF6541 family protein, whose amino-acid sequence MTWQPLILPAIVACLWVTVPGFLVNLTLGCRRFTAVFLSPLTSVGLIVVAAILGPFVHLPWGPLPVVLVTIFCAVIIIGLRLLLRRKFGGPVKAPRRARISWRARLTSPPVLALVTVAGSFVLMLRHVRNILGTPYAFAQAFDAIFHLNEVRWMIEHRNGSSLDALTMTAAPWDSKFYPAAWHDIASLTGLTTGVHHVSLLTNATIIATVCVVWPLSMLALVYVLTPGNLLRYTLFPTGVILAALPAFPLTFVEHGTLYPNLLGYCLLPSLYVPFLALLGQAKRLNISRFQSIGVGFFGSIGTAFAHPTAALMMLAGSTIITVYFFLRMAIKRHALRELALLGGAGLLLGAVTVVSWVKIRPPGSAAETWSPDTDTVGAIGGIFIHRLVNGIPQYLVLILVVLAIIGALRTRFYLPLALWILSAFFWVVAASWPMGPGRRDIVGVWYSDIPRLYAQMGLFLIPAAAIGVGYACKWLARRSKVIAQTPLRRSGIAAVAAAALVATTQANPMMDSFIDRVERVYTLDARTNSVNRQELTFISNLPNYVGPNDKIFANPWRGEGLIYAFSGVNVSTHHLLSYESRSDIYLLKHLNQIDTDPIVCEALKAGGYTHVVYFSGPEVDFTYATYRGLQHLDETKDLELVYQNGNASLYRVTGCFS is encoded by the coding sequence ATGACCTGGCAACCACTCATCCTCCCCGCGATCGTCGCGTGCCTGTGGGTGACCGTGCCGGGTTTCCTTGTGAACCTCACTTTGGGGTGCCGCCGGTTCACGGCAGTCTTCCTCAGTCCACTGACCTCGGTTGGTCTCATTGTCGTCGCGGCAATTCTTGGCCCGTTCGTGCACCTTCCGTGGGGTCCATTGCCTGTCGTGCTCGTGACGATTTTTTGCGCCGTCATCATCATTGGGCTTCGCCTTCTCCTGCGGAGAAAGTTCGGGGGTCCGGTGAAGGCTCCGCGGCGCGCACGCATTTCGTGGCGCGCTCGCTTGACGTCCCCTCCCGTTCTTGCGCTTGTGACCGTCGCCGGATCATTCGTTCTCATGCTTCGCCATGTACGCAACATTCTTGGCACCCCATACGCGTTTGCGCAGGCCTTCGATGCGATCTTTCACCTCAACGAAGTGCGGTGGATGATCGAGCATCGGAATGGTTCGAGCCTCGATGCCCTCACCATGACGGCAGCCCCCTGGGACTCAAAGTTTTACCCGGCCGCGTGGCACGACATCGCCTCACTGACGGGGCTCACCACGGGGGTACACCACGTCTCGCTTCTCACGAACGCCACGATCATCGCCACGGTTTGCGTCGTCTGGCCCCTATCGATGCTGGCCCTCGTGTACGTTCTCACGCCCGGAAATTTGCTGCGCTACACGCTTTTCCCCACCGGGGTTATTCTCGCGGCTCTTCCGGCGTTTCCCTTGACGTTCGTGGAGCACGGAACTCTCTACCCGAACCTCCTCGGGTATTGCCTTCTGCCCTCCCTCTACGTTCCCTTCCTTGCCCTCTTAGGGCAGGCGAAACGACTCAACATCTCGAGATTCCAGAGCATCGGGGTCGGTTTCTTCGGCTCGATTGGAACCGCGTTCGCCCATCCCACGGCCGCACTGATGATGCTTGCAGGTTCAACGATCATTACGGTCTATTTCTTCCTAAGGATGGCGATCAAGCGACACGCTCTTCGCGAACTCGCTCTGCTCGGCGGTGCGGGACTCCTTCTGGGGGCGGTCACCGTCGTGTCGTGGGTCAAGATCCGCCCACCGGGTAGCGCGGCGGAAACGTGGAGTCCCGACACCGACACCGTCGGCGCGATCGGCGGAATCTTCATTCATAGGCTCGTCAACGGGATCCCCCAGTATCTCGTGCTCATTCTCGTCGTGCTGGCGATCATCGGTGCTCTCCGCACCCGCTTCTACCTCCCCCTCGCACTGTGGATCCTTTCGGCATTCTTCTGGGTTGTTGCCGCGTCGTGGCCTATGGGACCCGGCCGGCGCGACATCGTAGGGGTGTGGTATTCGGATATTCCCCGTCTCTACGCACAAATGGGGCTTTTCCTCATTCCCGCTGCAGCAATCGGCGTGGGGTATGCGTGCAAGTGGCTCGCGCGCAGAAGCAAGGTCATCGCCCAGACTCCTCTTCGTCGATCGGGCATCGCCGCAGTCGCCGCTGCCGCTCTCGTGGCCACCACGCAAGCGAACCCCATGATGGATTCGTTTATTGACCGGGTCGAAAGGGTTTACACGCTTGACGCGAGAACAAACTCGGTTAACCGCCAAGAACTGACCTTCATCTCGAACCTCCCGAACTACGTGGGGCCGAACGACAAGATCTTCGCGAATCCCTGGCGCGGCGAGGGTCTCATCTATGCGTTCTCAGGGGTGAACGTTTCCACCCACCACTTGCTTTCGTATGAGAGCCGCTCCGACATCTATCTCCTCAAGCATCTCAATCAGATCGACACCGATCCGATTGTGTGCGAGGCGCTGAAGGCCGGCGGCTACACTCACGTTGTGTACTTTTCCGGTCCTGAAGTCGACTTCACCTACGCTACCTACAGGGGCTTGCAGCACCTCGACGAAACCAAAGATCTCGAACTCGTGTATCAAAACGGGAACGCTTCCCTCTACCGCGTTACCGGATGTTTTAGCTAA
- a CDS encoding glycosyltransferase family 2 protein, with amino-acid sequence MTVDILFPFYGDVALMKQAVRSIIGQTNPDWRLVVVDDGYPDDSIPGWFESLNDSRITYMRNEKNLGANGNYTKALSFVENDLVTVMGADDVMLPNYIDWFVHAAQSQPEAQIFQPGCVVIDENNALSNTLVERVKDHYRPSKAGVLSGEELATSILRGNWLYFPSLGWRASTITEIGFRKGLNVVQDAALVLDVAMSDGGLYYDPTVAFMYRRHGGSDSSWRALEGTRFEEERLFFNQIANEMTEKGWAKAARAARLHVSSRLHALRLLPKAALAKKWQGVKNLATHAVK; translated from the coding sequence GTGACTGTTGACATCCTGTTTCCCTTTTACGGCGACGTAGCGCTTATGAAGCAAGCGGTGCGCTCGATCATCGGGCAAACCAACCCGGATTGGCGGCTGGTCGTTGTGGACGATGGCTACCCAGATGACTCAATTCCCGGCTGGTTCGAGTCTCTCAACGATTCGCGCATCACGTACATGCGCAATGAGAAGAACCTCGGGGCGAACGGCAACTACACGAAGGCTCTGAGCTTCGTTGAGAATGACCTCGTCACCGTCATGGGTGCCGACGACGTTATGCTCCCCAACTACATTGATTGGTTTGTTCACGCTGCACAGTCCCAGCCCGAAGCACAGATCTTCCAGCCGGGCTGCGTCGTGATTGACGAGAACAACGCTCTCTCGAACACCCTCGTTGAGCGAGTCAAGGACCATTACCGCCCTTCCAAGGCGGGGGTTCTGAGCGGTGAAGAGCTCGCAACGTCAATCCTTCGCGGCAACTGGCTGTATTTCCCGTCCCTCGGCTGGCGAGCAAGCACGATTACGGAGATCGGTTTCCGCAAGGGGCTGAATGTTGTTCAGGACGCGGCTCTCGTGCTTGACGTGGCCATGAGCGATGGCGGGCTTTACTATGATCCGACGGTCGCCTTCATGTATCGCCGCCACGGCGGTTCTGATTCGTCGTGGCGCGCCCTCGAGGGAACTCGTTTTGAGGAGGAGCGCCTCTTCTTCAATCAAATTGCGAACGAGATGACTGAGAAGGGCTGGGCGAAGGCCGCACGAGCCGCGCGCCTGCACGTGTCGTCGAGACTCCACGCGCTCAGGCTTCTGCCTAAGGCTGCCCTGGCCAAGAAATGGCAGGGCGTCAAGAACCTCGCGACGCATGCCGTCAAGTAA